ATTAGCGCGATGTGTCGAGCTTCCTCGTTTAAGGGCCTGCATTTGCGCCACTTGCTCCTCTCGTTTGTCTTTTGGGCAGTAGCTAGATACATGTGCACAACTGaaccatgcatatcaacttgcatTTATATGTATGCATATCCATTGCCACAAACTCAACTTGATAAATGCATGCCAACGTGTGTGGTAGACATCATTAGGTTCAACTCTTTCCGGGAACAATTGCACTTCAAAAACCTATTTAGCGCTATTCAAAATATAGGACTCCGATGCCCCCATCCATCAAAAGGAGCTATTGTACCTACGTGTAATTTTGAGACTCTTGGATGacctttttttttcaaaatgtcTAAGACCTCCTAGAATCCGTTTGATCTAAGATCTAACGACTCTCAAGAGCCCGTATGATAGTTTCATCTAAACCTTGGTAGCACCTCATATTTCCCCCATCGATCCGATCAGACCAGACCTGACATCTAGACATGTGCAGGTGCAGCTTCTTTGCTCCTTCCTGGCCAATCCATGCATGCATGATGCTTCTGGGTGGATGTTGACAAAAGCCCGTGGATCCACGGGCTCAACTGCTATGTGTTGAATGCGCGCATGTACATGCAACCTTGTCGTCAGTTAGCACGGCGGCCCATGCGTGAcgtttcccctttcattctttatTTCTTGGCAATGAAAATATTGAGAGCAGTGTGTGTCAATCTAGTGCAGTCAGCTTCATTATATTTAGAGTTAGATAGCTCGATTCCTTGACGTACGCCATGCATATAACCAGAATTGCCAAACACATAGCAGAAAAGGAAAAACAGTGGTGGCCTTAAAAGGGCGGCACACACACAAGAGGTTGTGTGCTCGCACATGAAATATAAAAGGAAACCAGAAATAATAATTAACAACAAGATCGACCACCTCATTAAAACCTTGTTAAAACAAACGACGATGTCCGTGCAGTGCAGGAGGCAGCAGCAACTTCTTGACGATAATAGCTTTGTCAGTCCAAGTTCAGGCTAAGGGCGCGTCCTCCTCTTGCGCCCTCTTCCCACAGCGGCGCCAAACACATGGCGTTACACTACAATCGCGAAACCATTCGCACTTTACTTTCCCCACAGACGTCAGCCCATCAACGGCTTCTGCTATTGCTTCTTCTCCTCCAGTTCCTCCATGGGCCGCCAACCGTGGGTCGTCGTCCGGCATATTCTTGGCGTAGCACTCTCCGACGCATTGATCTTGGGGAATGACCTTCTGCTCACGGCAGACGTCGTAGCACCAGACCGGGTCACTCAGGTGGAGGACGGCATCGGCTTGCTTCCCcttttcttctctctcgcgtccggcacgctccgtcggcatcgccaggCGACCAGCTCTCCCTGCAACTCCACCACATCCTCTTGCTTCTTCTTGTCCTGTCACCCTGTGGGTCGCGAAACACCAATTAGTTTTAGCTGACATAACTAAAGCAAGCAAATTGATCCCGGAGACGCATCAACAGATTCAGCCAGCCTAACACGCTATTTCTCTTAGGAAAGGAAACCAGTTAGCTCACTTAAGAACAAAAGGAGAGCAGTACTACGTACCTCCCGTACAAGCACTCATTGTAGCACGGGCCGAAGTCCGACTCGGACCGCCCGCGGCACAACGCGGAGCAGTAGGCTGCATCCCCATGCTCTTCACCCAAGTTCCCGGCTCTCCCACCACCTTCCTTGCCCGccgcatcgacgacgacgagcagGACTACACACCACACAACAACGACGCCGGCGCTGCTGCGCTTCTTGTTGGAACACATACCCACAGCCATGACTATCAACCCAACCCAAGGTGTATGGATTGAGTAGATGGGAACACCCGTATATAAATAGGCCAGTGAACCCAGCTGTATAGCCGGTGTCGTCCAAGATGTGGATATATATGTGATCAGATCCGACCTCTGCGCGCGCAATGCATGTGATCACATATCCACTTGCTTCCAAATCAACTACGGTACTGCAGCGCTAAGCTAAATTATTGGTTTAAAGAAATGATTGCTCGCAGGAGCAATGGATGCATGCATTGTTTGACCGCCCCATGCTTGCTGTTACTGCATCAACTTGCTTTTGTGCATAATGCCTGCCAAGTTACCAACTCGTGGTGGAGATACTACATGTTGTACTTAGAGAATCTCCAGCAGACGCCAAAAACAGCTTCACGCGTTAAAAATCTGTATTTTTGGGCACCGGACAGCACCAGCAGAGACTGAAAAACACATCACGCGTTAATGTTTTTAGGCACACACTAAAAAGCGCCATGGCAGGCAGCAAATTTAAGACGCCGGATCGCGCACGCTTCATTATTTACACTGCGTGTTCTTTTGGACGCGCGTTTTTGGACATCAGAAAAAACAATGTTAGTCCCCGGACAACAAAAGTGCTACACCGACGCGCTAAATTTTTTATTGCACGCGAAACTATTGTGCGCcttttggagatgctcttaaatgCAAATACATATTACCTTCATTCCTCCTGTTCTTTCTTCTTTACACAGTACAATTGCCGTtgcccacatacatctacataatATGAATGGTATTACAAATTGCCGTtgcccacatacatctacataatATGAATGGTATTACAAATTGCCGTTGCCCACATACATCTAGGTATTACAAATGGTGGTCCAGTCGTTGATTCTTCATCAGAATAGGCTGCATTTCCTTTTGGTTATGAAGATCATCTCCTGGCAGAAGTCGTTGTCGACGGACCAAAACTGAAGGGCGTACTCTTTCTTCACTTTCTTGAACCCATCTTCGCAACATGAAGGTTTTGCCTTATACCTAGAAGAAGACTTGCCAAAGTTTACATTTGCTTCCTTTCTAATACCAGATTAGTTTTGTCCCTTCGATCCCAAAATTGTCTAGTTCCGATCCCTATttcattatttaaaataaaaacaaaattcTGGGCTATACGAAATATGATCGAAACTGTGAAACTGAAATGAGTTGGAAATGTATTCAACATTGGCCTTTTTCTCAAAGTCATGTCGCACGAATTTAAGCTGTGGCACTTGAAGAGAAAACCATTTTTACTCTATTAAATTTAACAATGTGAAACAACAGATAATATATGTTCTCCTCAAATGGAGATGCTGGTGGGAACACCCATCCCCATCACCGTTTTGGCAGCCATAGGATCACCGTCCGACGGCCTTAGCTGCACATACGGCACCATGCCAGGACCATACCGGTTTTTCCTCTCGGGGTCCCTGTTCCACTTGTTGACCTGCTCCCCGATCCTCAACATCCTCTCCCTCAAGTCCTCGACAGGGCCGGTCCTAAGATTTCAGGGGCCCGGGGCGAAAACAAAAGCAGGGGCCCTTTATGCATCATGCATGTTTTCATATTTTTAGACACGGGTTGCTCTTAACTTTTACCGATGGAGTGGAAAACCAACATATCACGTTAGTTTTATGATTTAATTGGTCATGAGTATATTAATTATATCTTACTTTAAATTTAGCCAAGGAAGTTGCATATACAGTTTGCCACACACACAAAAATTGAACGGCTAAAATTAATTTGGCCACCTAAATAAATTAAATCCACCATGCATCCTCTAATTAATACTTTTCAGAATTTTAGCTATTAGTATATAATTAATCCATGAATCCTAGTAGTCATTCTATCCCATTGTCTTTCATCAAAAACCAACACAGCCAGATTCATTAGTCAGAAAGCCGGACTACTACAACCTACTCTTTTTCGCTAATTCACTAGCTACTCCTAATTGTGCCCCTAAGGGCATCTACAGTGGCAGTTGCTTGTGCATGCCCTAATGAAGATAAAACAAAGATTGAAAAAGTAAAAAGTCATCTAAGCACTTTGACTTGCAACGGCAGATGCTAATTGTATGGGCTAAGTAAACATCCCGGACGCTTACTGCAGGAAGGAAAAGCATGTGGCGCACTTTTGCGTCTGACGCCTCACCAGGAGTCAACAAAGCAACCGCTAATTTTGCGGGGATTTTGATCCTAACGCAATTCTTTAAGCGCTGCATTAGACATGCCCTAACTAGCAACGTATCTAACAGAACCTAGATAGTTCTTGGATGATGAATCAAGGAGATGCTTACCTGTTCAGTTGCTCAAAACTGGGGTATTGTTACTCCTGTTCGACGAACATGAAATCACCTGAGTCACGTGGTGTTGCGCCGATAGGTCTCCGCGGGAGGACGTTGTGGCGGTGGGAGTCATTCGTGATATGTGTTTGAGGGATTGATTTGCGGCTAGGTCGATCGCTGATATTGTTGTATGTGGGTTTACATGTGGGAAACGGAAAGTCCACTAATTCAGGAAATCGCTGATTTACTTTCCCACTACTGCACCTTCACGGTTACACCTAGATTAGCGCAGGATCATTTTTATGGGCCTAATACACAAAGCACACATACGTGGGGGCCCCTACGTTTcgggggcccggggcggccgccccccCTGCCCCCCCTCAGGGCCGGGCCTGGTCCTCGAACGCCTTGTTGATCTTGCCATTCTGTTCCCACGCCGGATCTTGGTACGTGCCCAAGTACTCCTCGCCCGACGAGTGCGACGACAGGAGGTCCAGTATCGCCATCACCAGCGCGCTCTGGTGCTGGGATGGCAATGTGTCCAACAACACCTTGTCTGGCGCCTCCATGAACGCGTGCATCCCATTCCCGTCGGCTCCCATCTCCGACGGCATGTTTATGCGGGCTATGTAGGGACGGTTTGGGACGTAGCCACCAAATGGGTACTGGCTAAAGTTGACGGCGGCGTGATGCGCCGACGCCACCCACATGATGGTGGATAAGGTCTGGACCAAGCTCTCGTGGCAGTCGAGCTTCGGCCACCATGGCTCATCCTTCTTGTCTGCATGTCCTTTGGTGCGCACCTCATCCCACCAAGCCTGGAGCTCCACGTCGTCGACGATGTCCGCCGCACCTGGGTAGTAGTGCGCCACATAATCGAACGCCCACTGTTTGATGGCATCCCAAATCAGCAGGCCATCGTTGGCATAGGGGTAATCATGTATTGCCAGCTCTAGCTTCCCATCCTCCCCTCTGACCGCCATGCCCCTCCAGATGAGGTCCTCCGGCAGCACCTCCTTATCGAACCGCCACTGCTCGGCGTAGGCCGCCGAGCTGATTTCCATCCATGGAGTACTTCCCCGGCGAGAAGGTGCTCTCGATGATCCCGTCGGCGTTGATGAGCAAGCTGCGGGCCTGGGCATTGATCTCCATGGTGAACCGGAAGGACGGGTGCAGCAGCCGGTAGATAGGGTGCATCTGGCTCAGCTGCCTGTTGGCCGCGATGATGTACGGCTCGACGCAGCAGTGTGTCCTCAGCCAGTGGCTGACAAGCTGATGGTAGCCAGTGTCGAGGGAGACGACATGAGCCTTGGCGAGCTGCCACTGCCAGGACCCAGTGATGCTGGCTTCGTGTGCTGATGCCGGCGTGAATACCTCACGCCACTGTGGCTTGCTCGCGGACTTGGGCCTCGTCAGCTCGATGGCGATGGGCCGGAGCGtgtcgtcgccggcgaggaagaAGAGCGCACGTGCCCCGTACAAGGTCGTGCCCTCCAGCTGCCGCACCTTGTTGACAAATGGAAGGTACAAGTCATGGTAGTCCAGCATGAACAGCTTCTTCTTAGCCACGGCCTGCATGCAGTCATATATATTAGGTGCTCAATTCTTACTACCAAATATATCATTTGCTCTCCAACCAAATAGTAATCAAACTGAAAAGACATATGATGATTGGGTTTGATTACTACAATAATTATATTTGATACAAGTGACATGATTGAATGAAAATTAGGCTTTTCTCATCAGGAGCTTTTTCAGGCATTTTTGCATGTTCAGATGGCCAGTTTGTTTAGATGTTGACAGAAATAGATTGGTGGAGAACATCcatttacacacacacacacacacacacacacacacacacacacacacatatatatattgagagagagagagagagagagagagagaatacgATGATGGTCGCTGAGATATATAATTCGAGGGTGTAGAGAAGGCGGGAAACAAGATACCTACCCTGACTAGTTGGATGCTGAGTGGATTCATCCCTGCAAGGGTTTCACGCGCGAACTCCTCGTCTCTGAACCAAGCAAACTTGTCCCCTGCATTTGCAGGTCTGGTGAGTTGATTCTAAAGAATGCGTTAGCTCGAAATAATAAGAGTGGCAGATTTCAGGTCCAAAACTTAATGGTGCCAGCTAAAACAAGTAGCAGGACTTGATTTGTACGCACTGTCGTGAATCTCGGGCGTTTCAAACTTGAAGACTCTGCGTATCCCCTCAAAAAACTCTGCCCCTTCCTGCTCAAAGAGAAGAaccgcctccttctcaagaaattcAGC
This genomic stretch from Hordeum vulgare subsp. vulgare chromosome 6H, MorexV3_pseudomolecules_assembly, whole genome shotgun sequence harbors:
- the LOC123406260 gene encoding uncharacterized protein LOC123406260, whose amino-acid sequence is MAVGMCSNKKRSSAGVVVVWCVVLLVVVDAAGKEGGGRAGNLGEEHGDAAYCSALCRGRSESDFGPCYNECLYGRVTGQEEARGCGGVAGRAGRLAMPTERAGREREEKGKQADAVLHLSDPVWCYDVCREQKVIPQDQCVGECYAKNMPDDDPRLAAHGGTGGEEAIAEAVDGLTSVGKVKCEWFRDCSVTPCVWRRCGKRAQEEDAPLA